From Zalophus californianus isolate mZalCal1 chromosome 16, mZalCal1.pri.v2, whole genome shotgun sequence, one genomic window encodes:
- the STAC2 gene encoding SH3 and cysteine-rich domain-containing protein 2 isoform X6, whose amino-acid sequence MTEMSEKENEPDDAATHTPPGTVSALQETKLQRFKRSLSLKTILRSKSVENFFLRSGSELKCPTEVLLTPPTPLPPPSPPPASTDGGLPTPAPSPCPIPRPLASLKPVRLHSFQEHVFKRASPCELCHQLIVGNSKQGLRCKACKVSVHLWCSEEVSRQPCPGKASSFRRNFSSPLLVHEPPPACVTSRESPPTGASGKVDPVYETLRYGTSLALMNRSSFSSTSESPTRSLSERDELTEDGEGSIRSSEEGPGDSVFTAPAESEGSGPEEKSPRQQVGESMPPKPPLRKDVGPMYSYVALYKFLPQENNDLALQARLATGLASSQPILCSESGQICVGAGRSKDADGFIRVSSGKKRGLVPADALTEI is encoded by the exons CTGCAGCGGTTCAAGCGCTCGCTTTCCCTCAAGACCATCCTCCGAAGTAAGAGTGTGGAGAACTTCTTCCTTCGCTCGGGCTCTGAGCTCAAGTGCCCCACTGAGGTGCTGCtgacccccccaaccccgctgccccctccctccccaccaccggCATCTACAGACGGGGGCCTCCCaaccccggccccctccccctgccccatcccacgGCCCCTGGCATCACTCAAACCAGTAAGACTGCACAGCTTCCAGGAACATGTCTTCAAGAGAGCCAGCCCCTGTGAGCTCTGCCACCAGCTCATCGTGG GAAACTCCAAGCAGGGTTTGCGGTGTAAGGCATGCAAAGTGAGTGTCCACCTCTGGTGCTCTGAGGAGGTCTCCCGCCAGCCGTGCCCTGGCAAGGCG TCCTCCTTCCGCCGCAACTTCAGCTCCCCGCTCCTGGTGCATGAGCCACCCCCAGCCTGTGTCACAAGCAGAGAGTCCCCACCCACTG GAGCCAGCGGGAAGGTAGACCCCGTCTACGAGACCCTGCGCTATGGCACCTCCTTGGCACTGATGAACCGCTCCAGCTTCAGCAGTACCTCTGAGTCCCCCACGCGGAGCCTG AGTGAGCGGGATGAGCTGACTGAGGATGGGGAAGGCAGCATCCGCAGCTCAGAGGAGGGCCCTGGAGACAGTG TATTCACAGCCCCGGCCGAGAGTGAAGGGTCAGGACCGGAGGAGAAGAGCCCCAGACAGCAG GTGGGTGAGAGCATG CCCCCCAAGCCCCCTCTGCGAAAGGACGTGGGGCCCATGTACTCCTACGTCGCGCTCTACAAGTTTCTGCCCCAAGAGAACAATGACCTGGCTCTGCA GGCAAGATTGGCGACCGGGTTGGCTTCTTCCCAGCCAATTTTGTGCAGCGAGTCAGGCCAG ATCTGTGTGGGCGCGGGCAGGAGCAAGGATGCTGACGGCTTCATCCGCGTCAGCAGTGGCAAGAAGCGGGGCTTGGTGCCAGCCGACGCCCTGACCGAGATCTGA
- the STAC2 gene encoding SH3 and cysteine-rich domain-containing protein 2 isoform X3 has translation MTEMSEKENEPDDAATHTPPGTVSALQETKLQRFKRSLSLKTILRSKSVENFFLRSGSELKCPTEVLLTPPTPLPPPSPPPASTDGGLPTPAPSPCPIPRPLASLKPVRLHSFQEHVFKRASPCELCHQLIVGNSKQGLRCKACKVSVHLWCSEEVSRQPCPGKASSFRRNFSSPLLVHEPPPACVTSRESPPTGASGKVDPVYETLRYGTSLALMNRSSFSSTSESPTRSLSERDELTEDGEGSIRSSEEGPGDSVFTAPAESEGSGPEEKSPRQQVGESMVSGSITAPSLILSLRGWAMPGPPSPLCERTWGPCTPTSRSTSFCPKRTMTWLCSLGTGSCWWMTLTRTGGRARLATGLASSQPILCSESGQICVGAGRSKDADGFIRVSSGKKRGLVPADALTEI, from the exons CTGCAGCGGTTCAAGCGCTCGCTTTCCCTCAAGACCATCCTCCGAAGTAAGAGTGTGGAGAACTTCTTCCTTCGCTCGGGCTCTGAGCTCAAGTGCCCCACTGAGGTGCTGCtgacccccccaaccccgctgccccctccctccccaccaccggCATCTACAGACGGGGGCCTCCCaaccccggccccctccccctgccccatcccacgGCCCCTGGCATCACTCAAACCAGTAAGACTGCACAGCTTCCAGGAACATGTCTTCAAGAGAGCCAGCCCCTGTGAGCTCTGCCACCAGCTCATCGTGG GAAACTCCAAGCAGGGTTTGCGGTGTAAGGCATGCAAAGTGAGTGTCCACCTCTGGTGCTCTGAGGAGGTCTCCCGCCAGCCGTGCCCTGGCAAGGCG TCCTCCTTCCGCCGCAACTTCAGCTCCCCGCTCCTGGTGCATGAGCCACCCCCAGCCTGTGTCACAAGCAGAGAGTCCCCACCCACTG GAGCCAGCGGGAAGGTAGACCCCGTCTACGAGACCCTGCGCTATGGCACCTCCTTGGCACTGATGAACCGCTCCAGCTTCAGCAGTACCTCTGAGTCCCCCACGCGGAGCCTG AGTGAGCGGGATGAGCTGACTGAGGATGGGGAAGGCAGCATCCGCAGCTCAGAGGAGGGCCCTGGAGACAGTG TATTCACAGCCCCGGCCGAGAGTGAAGGGTCAGGACCGGAGGAGAAGAGCCCCAGACAGCAG GTGGGTGAGAGCATGGTGAGTGGGAGTATCACTGCTCCGTCACTTATCCTCAGTCTACGGGGATGGGCAATGCCAGG CCCCCCAAGCCCCCTCTGCGAAAGGACGTGGGGCCCATGTACTCCTACGTCGCGCTCTACAAGTTTCTGCCCCAAGAGAACAATGACCTGGCTCTGCA GCCTGGGGACCGGATCATGCTGGTGGATGACTCTAACGAGGACTGGTGGAAG GGCAAGATTGGCGACCGGGTTGGCTTCTTCCCAGCCAATTTTGTGCAGCGAGTCAGGCCAG ATCTGTGTGGGCGCGGGCAGGAGCAAGGATGCTGACGGCTTCATCCGCGTCAGCAGTGGCAAGAAGCGGGGCTTGGTGCCAGCCGACGCCCTGACCGAGATCTGA
- the STAC2 gene encoding SH3 and cysteine-rich domain-containing protein 2 isoform X2, with product MTEMSEKENEPDDAATHTPPGTVSALQETKLQRFKRSLSLKTILRSKSVENFFLRSGSELKCPTEVLLTPPTPLPPPSPPPASTDGGLPTPAPSPCPIPRPLASLKPVRLHSFQEHVFKRASPCELCHQLIVGNSKQGLRCKACKVSVHLWCSEEVSRQPCPGKASSFRRNFSSPLLVHEPPPACVTSRESPPTGASGKVDPVYETLRYGTSLALMNRSSFSSTSESPTRSLSERDELTEDGEGSIRSSEEGPGDSVFTAPAESEGSGPEEKSPRQQPPKPPLRKDVGPMYSYVALYKFLPQENNDLALQPGDRIMLVDDSNEDWWKGKIGDRVGFFPANFVQRVRPGENVWRCCQPFSGHKEQGYMSLKENQICVGAGRSKDADGFIRVSSGKKRGLVPADALTEI from the exons CTGCAGCGGTTCAAGCGCTCGCTTTCCCTCAAGACCATCCTCCGAAGTAAGAGTGTGGAGAACTTCTTCCTTCGCTCGGGCTCTGAGCTCAAGTGCCCCACTGAGGTGCTGCtgacccccccaaccccgctgccccctccctccccaccaccggCATCTACAGACGGGGGCCTCCCaaccccggccccctccccctgccccatcccacgGCCCCTGGCATCACTCAAACCAGTAAGACTGCACAGCTTCCAGGAACATGTCTTCAAGAGAGCCAGCCCCTGTGAGCTCTGCCACCAGCTCATCGTGG GAAACTCCAAGCAGGGTTTGCGGTGTAAGGCATGCAAAGTGAGTGTCCACCTCTGGTGCTCTGAGGAGGTCTCCCGCCAGCCGTGCCCTGGCAAGGCG TCCTCCTTCCGCCGCAACTTCAGCTCCCCGCTCCTGGTGCATGAGCCACCCCCAGCCTGTGTCACAAGCAGAGAGTCCCCACCCACTG GAGCCAGCGGGAAGGTAGACCCCGTCTACGAGACCCTGCGCTATGGCACCTCCTTGGCACTGATGAACCGCTCCAGCTTCAGCAGTACCTCTGAGTCCCCCACGCGGAGCCTG AGTGAGCGGGATGAGCTGACTGAGGATGGGGAAGGCAGCATCCGCAGCTCAGAGGAGGGCCCTGGAGACAGTG TATTCACAGCCCCGGCCGAGAGTGAAGGGTCAGGACCGGAGGAGAAGAGCCCCAGACAGCAG CCCCCCAAGCCCCCTCTGCGAAAGGACGTGGGGCCCATGTACTCCTACGTCGCGCTCTACAAGTTTCTGCCCCAAGAGAACAATGACCTGGCTCTGCA GCCTGGGGACCGGATCATGCTGGTGGATGACTCTAACGAGGACTGGTGGAAG GGCAAGATTGGCGACCGGGTTGGCTTCTTCCCAGCCAATTTTGTGCAGCGAGTCAGGCCAGGTGAGAACGTTTGGCGCTGCTGCCAACCCTTCTCTGGGCACAAGGAACAGGGGTACATGAGCCTCAAGGAGAACCAG ATCTGTGTGGGCGCGGGCAGGAGCAAGGATGCTGACGGCTTCATCCGCGTCAGCAGTGGCAAGAAGCGGGGCTTGGTGCCAGCCGACGCCCTGACCGAGATCTGA
- the STAC2 gene encoding SH3 and cysteine-rich domain-containing protein 2 isoform X1 has protein sequence MTEMSEKENEPDDAATHTPPGTVSALQETKLQRFKRSLSLKTILRSKSVENFFLRSGSELKCPTEVLLTPPTPLPPPSPPPASTDGGLPTPAPSPCPIPRPLASLKPVRLHSFQEHVFKRASPCELCHQLIVGNSKQGLRCKACKVSVHLWCSEEVSRQPCPGKASSFRRNFSSPLLVHEPPPACVTSRESPPTGASGKVDPVYETLRYGTSLALMNRSSFSSTSESPTRSLSERDELTEDGEGSIRSSEEGPGDSVFTAPAESEGSGPEEKSPRQQVGESMPPKPPLRKDVGPMYSYVALYKFLPQENNDLALQPGDRIMLVDDSNEDWWKGKIGDRVGFFPANFVQRVRPGENVWRCCQPFSGHKEQGYMSLKENQICVGAGRSKDADGFIRVSSGKKRGLVPADALTEI, from the exons CTGCAGCGGTTCAAGCGCTCGCTTTCCCTCAAGACCATCCTCCGAAGTAAGAGTGTGGAGAACTTCTTCCTTCGCTCGGGCTCTGAGCTCAAGTGCCCCACTGAGGTGCTGCtgacccccccaaccccgctgccccctccctccccaccaccggCATCTACAGACGGGGGCCTCCCaaccccggccccctccccctgccccatcccacgGCCCCTGGCATCACTCAAACCAGTAAGACTGCACAGCTTCCAGGAACATGTCTTCAAGAGAGCCAGCCCCTGTGAGCTCTGCCACCAGCTCATCGTGG GAAACTCCAAGCAGGGTTTGCGGTGTAAGGCATGCAAAGTGAGTGTCCACCTCTGGTGCTCTGAGGAGGTCTCCCGCCAGCCGTGCCCTGGCAAGGCG TCCTCCTTCCGCCGCAACTTCAGCTCCCCGCTCCTGGTGCATGAGCCACCCCCAGCCTGTGTCACAAGCAGAGAGTCCCCACCCACTG GAGCCAGCGGGAAGGTAGACCCCGTCTACGAGACCCTGCGCTATGGCACCTCCTTGGCACTGATGAACCGCTCCAGCTTCAGCAGTACCTCTGAGTCCCCCACGCGGAGCCTG AGTGAGCGGGATGAGCTGACTGAGGATGGGGAAGGCAGCATCCGCAGCTCAGAGGAGGGCCCTGGAGACAGTG TATTCACAGCCCCGGCCGAGAGTGAAGGGTCAGGACCGGAGGAGAAGAGCCCCAGACAGCAG GTGGGTGAGAGCATG CCCCCCAAGCCCCCTCTGCGAAAGGACGTGGGGCCCATGTACTCCTACGTCGCGCTCTACAAGTTTCTGCCCCAAGAGAACAATGACCTGGCTCTGCA GCCTGGGGACCGGATCATGCTGGTGGATGACTCTAACGAGGACTGGTGGAAG GGCAAGATTGGCGACCGGGTTGGCTTCTTCCCAGCCAATTTTGTGCAGCGAGTCAGGCCAGGTGAGAACGTTTGGCGCTGCTGCCAACCCTTCTCTGGGCACAAGGAACAGGGGTACATGAGCCTCAAGGAGAACCAG ATCTGTGTGGGCGCGGGCAGGAGCAAGGATGCTGACGGCTTCATCCGCGTCAGCAGTGGCAAGAAGCGGGGCTTGGTGCCAGCCGACGCCCTGACCGAGATCTGA
- the STAC2 gene encoding SH3 and cysteine-rich domain-containing protein 2 isoform X7: MTEMSEKENEPDDAATHTPPGTVSALQETKLQRFKRSLSLKTILRSKSVENFFLRSGSELKCPTEVLLTPPTPLPPPSPPPASTDGGLPTPAPSPCPIPRPLASLKPVRLHSFQEHVFKRASPCELCHQLIVGNSKQGLRCKACKVSVHLWCSEEVSRQPCPGKASSFRRNFSSPLLVHEPPPACVTSRESPPTGASGKVDPVYETLRYGTSLALMNRSSFSSTSESPTRSLSERDELTEDGEGSIRSSEEGPGDSVFTAPAESEGSGPEEKSPRQQPPKPPLRKDVGPMYSYVALYKFLPQENNDLALQARLATGLASSQPILCSESGQICVGAGRSKDADGFIRVSSGKKRGLVPADALTEI; encoded by the exons CTGCAGCGGTTCAAGCGCTCGCTTTCCCTCAAGACCATCCTCCGAAGTAAGAGTGTGGAGAACTTCTTCCTTCGCTCGGGCTCTGAGCTCAAGTGCCCCACTGAGGTGCTGCtgacccccccaaccccgctgccccctccctccccaccaccggCATCTACAGACGGGGGCCTCCCaaccccggccccctccccctgccccatcccacgGCCCCTGGCATCACTCAAACCAGTAAGACTGCACAGCTTCCAGGAACATGTCTTCAAGAGAGCCAGCCCCTGTGAGCTCTGCCACCAGCTCATCGTGG GAAACTCCAAGCAGGGTTTGCGGTGTAAGGCATGCAAAGTGAGTGTCCACCTCTGGTGCTCTGAGGAGGTCTCCCGCCAGCCGTGCCCTGGCAAGGCG TCCTCCTTCCGCCGCAACTTCAGCTCCCCGCTCCTGGTGCATGAGCCACCCCCAGCCTGTGTCACAAGCAGAGAGTCCCCACCCACTG GAGCCAGCGGGAAGGTAGACCCCGTCTACGAGACCCTGCGCTATGGCACCTCCTTGGCACTGATGAACCGCTCCAGCTTCAGCAGTACCTCTGAGTCCCCCACGCGGAGCCTG AGTGAGCGGGATGAGCTGACTGAGGATGGGGAAGGCAGCATCCGCAGCTCAGAGGAGGGCCCTGGAGACAGTG TATTCACAGCCCCGGCCGAGAGTGAAGGGTCAGGACCGGAGGAGAAGAGCCCCAGACAGCAG CCCCCCAAGCCCCCTCTGCGAAAGGACGTGGGGCCCATGTACTCCTACGTCGCGCTCTACAAGTTTCTGCCCCAAGAGAACAATGACCTGGCTCTGCA GGCAAGATTGGCGACCGGGTTGGCTTCTTCCCAGCCAATTTTGTGCAGCGAGTCAGGCCAG ATCTGTGTGGGCGCGGGCAGGAGCAAGGATGCTGACGGCTTCATCCGCGTCAGCAGTGGCAAGAAGCGGGGCTTGGTGCCAGCCGACGCCCTGACCGAGATCTGA
- the STAC2 gene encoding SH3 and cysteine-rich domain-containing protein 2 isoform X5 — protein MTEMSEKENEPDDAATHTPPGTVSALQETKLQRFKRSLSLKTILRSKSVENFFLRSGSELKCPTEVLLTPPTPLPPPSPPPASTDGGLPTPAPSPCPIPRPLASLKPVRLHSFQEHVFKRASPCELCHQLIVGNSKQGLRCKACKVSVHLWCSEEVSRQPCPGKASSFRRNFSSPLLVHEPPPACVTSRESPPTGASGKVDPVYETLRYGTSLALMNRSSFSSTSESPTRSLSERDELTEDGEGSIRSSEEGPGDSVFTAPAESEGSGPEEKSPRQQVGESMVSGSITAPSLILSLRGWAMPGPPSPLCERTWGPCTPTSRSTSFCPKRTMTWLCRQDWRPGWLLPSQFCAASQARSVWARAGARMLTASSASAVARSGAWCQPTP, from the exons CTGCAGCGGTTCAAGCGCTCGCTTTCCCTCAAGACCATCCTCCGAAGTAAGAGTGTGGAGAACTTCTTCCTTCGCTCGGGCTCTGAGCTCAAGTGCCCCACTGAGGTGCTGCtgacccccccaaccccgctgccccctccctccccaccaccggCATCTACAGACGGGGGCCTCCCaaccccggccccctccccctgccccatcccacgGCCCCTGGCATCACTCAAACCAGTAAGACTGCACAGCTTCCAGGAACATGTCTTCAAGAGAGCCAGCCCCTGTGAGCTCTGCCACCAGCTCATCGTGG GAAACTCCAAGCAGGGTTTGCGGTGTAAGGCATGCAAAGTGAGTGTCCACCTCTGGTGCTCTGAGGAGGTCTCCCGCCAGCCGTGCCCTGGCAAGGCG TCCTCCTTCCGCCGCAACTTCAGCTCCCCGCTCCTGGTGCATGAGCCACCCCCAGCCTGTGTCACAAGCAGAGAGTCCCCACCCACTG GAGCCAGCGGGAAGGTAGACCCCGTCTACGAGACCCTGCGCTATGGCACCTCCTTGGCACTGATGAACCGCTCCAGCTTCAGCAGTACCTCTGAGTCCCCCACGCGGAGCCTG AGTGAGCGGGATGAGCTGACTGAGGATGGGGAAGGCAGCATCCGCAGCTCAGAGGAGGGCCCTGGAGACAGTG TATTCACAGCCCCGGCCGAGAGTGAAGGGTCAGGACCGGAGGAGAAGAGCCCCAGACAGCAG GTGGGTGAGAGCATGGTGAGTGGGAGTATCACTGCTCCGTCACTTATCCTCAGTCTACGGGGATGGGCAATGCCAGG CCCCCCAAGCCCCCTCTGCGAAAGGACGTGGGGCCCATGTACTCCTACGTCGCGCTCTACAAGTTTCTGCCCCAAGAGAACAATGACCTGGCTCTGCA GGCAAGATTGGCGACCGGGTTGGCTTCTTCCCAGCCAATTTTGTGCAGCGAGTCAGGCCAG ATCTGTGTGGGCGCGGGCAGGAGCAAGGATGCTGACGGCTTCATCCGCGTCAGCAGTGGCAAGAAGCGGGGCTTGGTGCCAGCCGACGCCCTGA
- the STAC2 gene encoding SH3 and cysteine-rich domain-containing protein 2 isoform X8 has protein sequence MTEMSEKENEPDDAATHTPPGTVSALQETKLQRFKRSLSLKTILRSKSVENFFLRSGSELKCPTEVLLTPPTPLPPPSPPPASTDGGLPTPAPSPCPIPRPLASLKPVRLHSFQEHVFKRASPCELCHQLIVGNSKQGLRCKACKVSVHLWCSEEVSRQPCPGKASSFRRNFSSPLLVHEPPPACVTSRESPPTGASGKVDPVYETLRYGTSLALMNRSSFSSTSESPTRSLSERDELTEDGEGSIRSSEEGPGDSVFTAPAESEGSGPEEKSPRQQVGESMPPKPPLRKDVGPMYSYVALYKFLPQENNDLALQPGDRIMLVDDSNEDWWKGKIGDRVGFFPANFVQRVRPDLCGRGQEQGC, from the exons CTGCAGCGGTTCAAGCGCTCGCTTTCCCTCAAGACCATCCTCCGAAGTAAGAGTGTGGAGAACTTCTTCCTTCGCTCGGGCTCTGAGCTCAAGTGCCCCACTGAGGTGCTGCtgacccccccaaccccgctgccccctccctccccaccaccggCATCTACAGACGGGGGCCTCCCaaccccggccccctccccctgccccatcccacgGCCCCTGGCATCACTCAAACCAGTAAGACTGCACAGCTTCCAGGAACATGTCTTCAAGAGAGCCAGCCCCTGTGAGCTCTGCCACCAGCTCATCGTGG GAAACTCCAAGCAGGGTTTGCGGTGTAAGGCATGCAAAGTGAGTGTCCACCTCTGGTGCTCTGAGGAGGTCTCCCGCCAGCCGTGCCCTGGCAAGGCG TCCTCCTTCCGCCGCAACTTCAGCTCCCCGCTCCTGGTGCATGAGCCACCCCCAGCCTGTGTCACAAGCAGAGAGTCCCCACCCACTG GAGCCAGCGGGAAGGTAGACCCCGTCTACGAGACCCTGCGCTATGGCACCTCCTTGGCACTGATGAACCGCTCCAGCTTCAGCAGTACCTCTGAGTCCCCCACGCGGAGCCTG AGTGAGCGGGATGAGCTGACTGAGGATGGGGAAGGCAGCATCCGCAGCTCAGAGGAGGGCCCTGGAGACAGTG TATTCACAGCCCCGGCCGAGAGTGAAGGGTCAGGACCGGAGGAGAAGAGCCCCAGACAGCAG GTGGGTGAGAGCATG CCCCCCAAGCCCCCTCTGCGAAAGGACGTGGGGCCCATGTACTCCTACGTCGCGCTCTACAAGTTTCTGCCCCAAGAGAACAATGACCTGGCTCTGCA GCCTGGGGACCGGATCATGCTGGTGGATGACTCTAACGAGGACTGGTGGAAG GGCAAGATTGGCGACCGGGTTGGCTTCTTCCCAGCCAATTTTGTGCAGCGAGTCAGGCCAG ATCTGTGTGGGCGCGGGCAGGAGCAAGGATGCTGA
- the STAC2 gene encoding SH3 and cysteine-rich domain-containing protein 2 isoform X4 produces the protein MTEMSEKENEPDDAATHTPPGTVSALQETKLQRFKRSLSLKTILRSKSVENFFLRSGSELKCPTEVLLTPPTPLPPPSPPPASTDGGLPTPAPSPCPIPRPLASLKPVRLHSFQEHVFKRASPCELCHQLIVGNSKQGLRCKACKVSVHLWCSEEVSRQPCPGKASSFRRNFSSPLLVHEPPPACVTSRESPPTGASGKVDPVYETLRYGTSLALMNRSSFSSTSESPTRSLSERDELTEDGEGSIRSSEEGPGDSVFTAPAESEGSGPEEKSPRQQVGESMVSGSITAPSLILSLRGWAMPGPPSPLCERTWGPCTPTSRSTSFCPKRTMTWLCSLGTGSCWWMTLTRTGGRARLATGLASSQPILCSESGQVRTFGAAANPSLGTRNRGT, from the exons CTGCAGCGGTTCAAGCGCTCGCTTTCCCTCAAGACCATCCTCCGAAGTAAGAGTGTGGAGAACTTCTTCCTTCGCTCGGGCTCTGAGCTCAAGTGCCCCACTGAGGTGCTGCtgacccccccaaccccgctgccccctccctccccaccaccggCATCTACAGACGGGGGCCTCCCaaccccggccccctccccctgccccatcccacgGCCCCTGGCATCACTCAAACCAGTAAGACTGCACAGCTTCCAGGAACATGTCTTCAAGAGAGCCAGCCCCTGTGAGCTCTGCCACCAGCTCATCGTGG GAAACTCCAAGCAGGGTTTGCGGTGTAAGGCATGCAAAGTGAGTGTCCACCTCTGGTGCTCTGAGGAGGTCTCCCGCCAGCCGTGCCCTGGCAAGGCG TCCTCCTTCCGCCGCAACTTCAGCTCCCCGCTCCTGGTGCATGAGCCACCCCCAGCCTGTGTCACAAGCAGAGAGTCCCCACCCACTG GAGCCAGCGGGAAGGTAGACCCCGTCTACGAGACCCTGCGCTATGGCACCTCCTTGGCACTGATGAACCGCTCCAGCTTCAGCAGTACCTCTGAGTCCCCCACGCGGAGCCTG AGTGAGCGGGATGAGCTGACTGAGGATGGGGAAGGCAGCATCCGCAGCTCAGAGGAGGGCCCTGGAGACAGTG TATTCACAGCCCCGGCCGAGAGTGAAGGGTCAGGACCGGAGGAGAAGAGCCCCAGACAGCAG GTGGGTGAGAGCATGGTGAGTGGGAGTATCACTGCTCCGTCACTTATCCTCAGTCTACGGGGATGGGCAATGCCAGG CCCCCCAAGCCCCCTCTGCGAAAGGACGTGGGGCCCATGTACTCCTACGTCGCGCTCTACAAGTTTCTGCCCCAAGAGAACAATGACCTGGCTCTGCA GCCTGGGGACCGGATCATGCTGGTGGATGACTCTAACGAGGACTGGTGGAAG GGCAAGATTGGCGACCGGGTTGGCTTCTTCCCAGCCAATTTTGTGCAGCGAGTCAGGCCAGGTGAGAACGTTTGGCGCTGCTGCCAACCCTTCTCTGGGCACAAGGAACAGGGGTACATGA
- the STAC2 gene encoding SH3 and cysteine-rich domain-containing protein 2 isoform X9: MTEMSEKENEPDDAATHTPPGTVSALQETKLQRFKRSLSLKTILRSKSVENFFLRSGSELKCPTEVLLTPPTPLPPPSPPPASTDGGLPTPAPSPCPIPRPLASLKPVRLHSFQEHVFKRASPCELCHQLIVGNSKQGLRCKACKVSVHLWCSEEVSRQPCPGKASSFRRNFSSPLLVHEPPPACVTSRESPPTGASGKVDPVYETLRYGTSLALMNRSSFSSTSESPTRSLSERDELTEDGEGSIRSSEEGPGDSVFTAPAESEGSGPEEKSPRQQVGESMPPKPPLRKDVGPMYSYVALYKFLPQENNDLALQARLATGLASSQPILCSESGQVRTFGAAANPSLGTRNRGT; the protein is encoded by the exons CTGCAGCGGTTCAAGCGCTCGCTTTCCCTCAAGACCATCCTCCGAAGTAAGAGTGTGGAGAACTTCTTCCTTCGCTCGGGCTCTGAGCTCAAGTGCCCCACTGAGGTGCTGCtgacccccccaaccccgctgccccctccctccccaccaccggCATCTACAGACGGGGGCCTCCCaaccccggccccctccccctgccccatcccacgGCCCCTGGCATCACTCAAACCAGTAAGACTGCACAGCTTCCAGGAACATGTCTTCAAGAGAGCCAGCCCCTGTGAGCTCTGCCACCAGCTCATCGTGG GAAACTCCAAGCAGGGTTTGCGGTGTAAGGCATGCAAAGTGAGTGTCCACCTCTGGTGCTCTGAGGAGGTCTCCCGCCAGCCGTGCCCTGGCAAGGCG TCCTCCTTCCGCCGCAACTTCAGCTCCCCGCTCCTGGTGCATGAGCCACCCCCAGCCTGTGTCACAAGCAGAGAGTCCCCACCCACTG GAGCCAGCGGGAAGGTAGACCCCGTCTACGAGACCCTGCGCTATGGCACCTCCTTGGCACTGATGAACCGCTCCAGCTTCAGCAGTACCTCTGAGTCCCCCACGCGGAGCCTG AGTGAGCGGGATGAGCTGACTGAGGATGGGGAAGGCAGCATCCGCAGCTCAGAGGAGGGCCCTGGAGACAGTG TATTCACAGCCCCGGCCGAGAGTGAAGGGTCAGGACCGGAGGAGAAGAGCCCCAGACAGCAG GTGGGTGAGAGCATG CCCCCCAAGCCCCCTCTGCGAAAGGACGTGGGGCCCATGTACTCCTACGTCGCGCTCTACAAGTTTCTGCCCCAAGAGAACAATGACCTGGCTCTGCA GGCAAGATTGGCGACCGGGTTGGCTTCTTCCCAGCCAATTTTGTGCAGCGAGTCAGGCCAGGTGAGAACGTTTGGCGCTGCTGCCAACCCTTCTCTGGGCACAAGGAACAGGGGTACATGA